The sequence GCCGCCACACAACACGGGCACCCGAACCATTGGTAAGCGTGGCGTTGAGATCCACCTGTGTACCCGGAAGAACAATCCGACCATAGCCAGCCTCTACGGATAACGCACTTAGAGTATCTGGCATTTCGGGTGGACACGTTTGACCAAATTGGGCAGCCAACACCAGAAAGTCGGAAAACCCAACCTTGCCATCCTTATCCAAATCCGCACTACACGCATTCGGTTTCGAAGCGCACAACAAACACGCGACAATCGCAAATCCGACAATTTTCATGAAATAATCTCCTGTATAAACAGATATTTATTTTTCAACTTCCTACACTTCCAAAATCCTGTACAAACTTCAAAAAATCAGCAAAATCCACACGCCCGCTATTGTCCAGATCAAACCGAGCCTCCTCCGACCCATAAGCTCTGGCAAATTCAAGAAAATCCACAAAATCAATTTGTCCATCGCCATTAAAATCACTTGATTTGCCTGGTCCATAATTGGGATTCGGTACGGGCATCTGAGCATCAACAGATTCCAGATACTGTTCGAGCCGTTCGCGCAGGCGCATCGCCTCTTCTCCCATATCTTTGGACAAATCATTTTGTTCCCCAATATCATTGGCCAAATCGTATAACCGCACTTCATCAGTCTCGTAAAATTTGAGCAACTTGTAATCGCCTTGTACAATAGCAGAATGTGGTCCATCCCCGCTTTGATAGTGCGGAAAATGAAACACAAGCTCCTCACGGGGTCTCTCCACCGCGCCCGTACCACCAGATAATAACGATGTGATGCTACCACCCTCAATACCTGATGGCAGCGGATGGCTCACACCGCCCAGTTCGCAAAGCGTGGGAAACAAATCAACGCCGACCACGCGTTCGTGACAAAACGTATTTGGCTCTATACCTGGTCCCTGGATAATCAATGGCACGCGAATGCCTCCCTCCCACAAAGACCCCTTCTGCCCGCGCAACACACCCAAACCACCTCCCACAGCACCATTATCAGACATGTAAATCAGATACGTGTGACCACCTATGCCGAGTTTCTCAACTTGATCCATAATCATACCCACACCCGTATCCAGGTCTTCAGTAATCGCCGCGCGATTGACATTTCGATGGACGCGCCCCCTCGGTCGATTTAAGTATGCTTGCCGCGTACTTGCCAGCGCATTTCGGGGATAATGCAGCGCATAATAAGACAACTGAATAAAAAACGGCTTGTCAGCTTTTGTATTCTCTTCCATAAACGCATTCGCACGCCGGGACATGCCGAAGATATCTACAGGATTGGGATCGACATGACGGGCTGCATCCCTGTTACCCGTATTTCCATCGTGTACGTCATACCCGTGACGTCCTGGTCCGCCACCACCGAGATGCCATTTGCCATAATGTGCTGTGGTATAACCGGCCTGTTTCAATATCTCAGCAATGGTTATCTCATCACTGGAAAGATCTCTGCCATGCATTGGTGGGATGAGTTTGCGGCCATCTCTGGCGGTCAGGATAGGAGATGCCTTTGTCCAGTGGTTCTGCGCCG is a genomic window of Gemmatimonadota bacterium containing:
- a CDS encoding sulfatase-like hydrolase/transferase, whose product is MIRHIHKLPASIDRRDFIHLAGLGAMGALILGLDVPVGAQKQPNFIFMVSDDQGWDGLSVQMHDAIAGSKSDFYQTPNLEKLAQQGMRFSAAYSPSPVCSPTRCSLQTGKSPAQNHWTKASPILTARDGRKLIPPMHGRDLSSDEITIAEILKQAGYTTAHYGKWHLGGGGPGRHGYDVHDGNTGNRDAARHVDPNPVDIFGMSRRANAFMEENTKADKPFFIQLSYYALHYPRNALASTRQAYLNRPRGRVHRNVNRAAITEDLDTGVGMIMDQVEKLGIGGHTYLIYMSDNGAVGGGLGVLRGQKGSLWEGGIRVPLIIQGPGIEPNTFCHERVVGVDLFPTLCELGGVSHPLPSGIEGGSITSLLSGGTGAVERPREELVFHFPHYQSGDGPHSAIVQGDYKLLKFYETDEVRLYDLANDIGEQNDLSKDMGEEAMRLRERLEQYLESVDAQMPVPNPNYGPGKSSDFNGDGQIDFVDFLEFARAYGSEEARFDLDNSGRVDFADFLKFVQDFGSVGS